The DNA window TTAACTCTCTGTAACAAGCTCAGTACGCTTTGCTTGTGACTTTCACAGCAAGTAAACCCTTCGACACCCTACGGCTGCTCCCTTCGGCGCCGCCTCAGGACTAAGTCTTTCTAAGCCTCGTCTTCGTCTCGGCAAGAAAGACTAAGCAGGACGAAAAATGACTCATGTCATCTGACGATGGCATGGCCCTTTTTCGTTTTCGACTTTCGATGTCGGGGTGTAGTCTGGCGCAGTCGAAGGGGGTAAGGGAGAGGGTGATAATGCATTCAATTTCGTAGTTTCGTAATTTCGTGTCAAGTATGTCGGCTCTTTGGCGGGAGGCGACTACTTCTCTTTCTCTATCCTGGCAGCGCCCGTGACAATATCTTCGAGAGCGGCGCGCAGAGACCTCTGGCGGGTTTTTCTCTCACTATCAGCTGTCAACTCGTGAATCTCACGGGCTCTCTTTGCGACCGCAACCGAAAACTCGTACCTGTTAATCTCTATTCCCATTTTTACCCTTGAAAGGACTTCTCGTAAACCTCCAGTAACGTCAACGTTAAGTTCCCCTACCATCTTCTCCCTTTCCTCAAAGACCTTTCCGCAAATATATGCAAAAACACGGAGTTGTCAAGGGAAAAAAGACCTCCCGATCAATCCTCACGGTGCCGAACTAGGTTAGAGGAAACGCAGACACTCACAGTGCAAAGGACAAAGCGCGAGGCACAAATAGGCGTAGGCGAGATCTTCGACCCTAGATCTCAGATCTACGATAATATTAGCGCATCATTATCTTCTTGCTGGGGCTTAGCCGCTCCCACTCGATGACAACAGGTGCCACCACGAATATGGAGGAATAGGTTCCGACTACTACGCCAATTAGAAGAGCAAGAGCGAAATCTCTGAGCACAGGTCCACCAAAAATGAGGAGGCCGACAAGGACGAGCATGGTGGTCAATGAAGTGACGATGGTTCTGGACAGAGTCTGATTGATGCTCCTGTTGACAAGCACCTCGAACTTGGTTTTTCTCATTGTGCGGAGATTCTCCCTTATCCTGTCCGAGACGACAATAGAGTCGTTAATGGAATATCCAACGATAGTGAGGAGAGCGGCGATTATAGGGATCGTAATCTCTCTGTTGAAGATAGAGAATATACCA is part of the candidate division TA06 bacterium genome and encodes:
- a CDS encoding DNA-directed RNA polymerase subunit omega, whose amino-acid sequence is MVGELNVDVTGGLREVLSRVKMGIEINRYEFSVAVAKRAREIHELTADSERKTRQRSLRAALEDIVTGAARIEKEK